The Candidatus Omnitrophota bacterium genome has a window encoding:
- a CDS encoding GNAT family N-acetyltransferase, translating to MHKLRVFTKNDASGVKDLILSILTKEYPFDKNAYSDSDLDKIHEVYGGPKESFIVIEDDGGIAGTVGVKEDTENTALLRRLFVDLKHRRKGYGTQLLDKAIDFCKEKGYKRVYFRCTDRMADAMRLCLKKGFKETEALEISGFKIHNLELKI from the coding sequence ATGCATAAGCTGAGAGTCTTCACCAAGAATGACGCGTCCGGGGTCAAAGACCTGATATTATCTATCCTCACAAAAGAATATCCTTTTGACAAGAACGCGTATTCTGACAGTGACCTTGACAAGATCCATGAAGTGTACGGCGGGCCAAAAGAATCTTTTATCGTTATCGAAGATGACGGAGGGATAGCGGGAACTGTTGGGGTAAAAGAAGATACCGAAAATACCGCGTTATTGCGCAGACTATTCGTAGATTTAAAACACCGCAGAAAAGGTTATGGGACCCAATTACTTGATAAGGCGATAGATTTTTGTAAAGAAAAAGGTTATAAGAGAGTCTATTTCAGGTGCACAGATCGTATGGCCGATGCCATGAGACTTTGTCTTAAGAAAGGGTTTAAAGAGACGGAGGCCCTGGAGATATCGGGATTCAAAATACACAATCTTGAATTAAAAATTTAG
- the aroB gene encoding 3-dehydroquinate synthase: MTNSVKVPLKDRSYNILIGPGVIRQTGAILKNLSIGKDAIVVTNKKVACLYGKKIESSLNKSGISFKLELVPDSEKAKSHKTLISLLNRIGAYDKNRTLFLIALGGGVIGDLTGFAASIYKRGIPYVQIPTTLLSQVDSAIGGKTAIDLPAAKNLVGSFYQPKVVISDTSILTSLSGKQIKNGLAECIKYGVIKDKGLFEYLEYNYRKVLMLNKDALMRIVAACSRIKAKVVAQDELDRLGKRIILNYGHTVGHALESAADYSQRYNHGEAIAIGMVCASDISAKLNLIKYEDKLRIESLIKKCGLPVKISGLKISRIYDSLLRDKKFVHGKNKFVLPSGIGKVRIVEGIKRPLIINSIKGRM, from the coding sequence ATGACTAATAGCGTCAAAGTTCCCTTAAAGGACAGGTCTTACAATATTCTGATAGGCCCGGGGGTTATCAGACAGACCGGCGCTATTCTCAAAAATCTTTCCATTGGTAAAGACGCTATAGTCGTAACCAACAAAAAAGTAGCGTGCCTCTATGGAAAAAAGATCGAAAGTTCCTTAAATAAATCCGGAATAAGCTTTAAGCTGGAACTTGTTCCGGATTCAGAAAAGGCAAAGTCCCACAAAACATTAATATCCCTCCTGAATAGAATAGGCGCCTACGACAAGAACAGGACATTGTTTCTCATCGCGTTGGGCGGCGGAGTCATAGGCGACCTGACAGGATTCGCCGCTTCTATATACAAAAGAGGGATACCGTACGTTCAGATACCCACCACACTGCTTTCGCAGGTCGATTCGGCGATAGGCGGCAAGACGGCGATAGACCTGCCTGCGGCAAAAAATCTTGTGGGTTCATTCTACCAGCCAAAGGTTGTTATATCCGATACATCTATATTGACATCCCTTTCCGGCAAACAGATAAAAAACGGCCTGGCGGAGTGCATAAAATACGGCGTCATAAAAGACAAAGGGCTATTCGAATATCTGGAGTATAACTACAGAAAAGTGTTGATGCTCAATAAAGACGCCCTCATGCGCATAGTAGCGGCGTGCAGCCGGATTAAAGCAAAAGTTGTGGCCCAGGACGAGCTTGACAGGCTTGGTAAACGCATAATATTAAACTATGGCCATACTGTCGGCCATGCCCTTGAGAGCGCGGCGGATTATTCGCAAAGATATAATCATGGCGAGGCCATAGCCATAGGCATGGTATGCGCGTCGGATATATCGGCAAAATTGAATCTTATCAAATATGAAGATAAGTTGCGAATAGAGTCCCTGATAAAAAAGTGCGGGCTGCCCGTAAAGATCTCGGGGCTGAAGATATCCCGCATATACGACTCGCTTTTGCGCGATAAAAAATTTGTACATGGAAAAAATAAGTTCGTCCTTCCTTCGGGAATAGGGAAGGTGCGTATAGTTGAAGGTATAAAGCGCCCGCTGATAATCAATTCGATTAAAGGACGCATGTAA
- a CDS encoding small basic protein encodes MSQHPSLRVSDKDKAQRSVLKRHERIKALKEKEKWADEDSVYGLPKVKITRFKIKKEKAAAAAEGAEGAAPAAGAAPAAAGKAPAAGKAPAAGKAAEAKKETKK; translated from the coding sequence ATGTCGCAACATCCCAGCTTAAGAGTGTCGGACAAAGATAAAGCGCAGAGGTCTGTCCTCAAACGTCACGAGAGAATAAAGGCGCTCAAAGAAAAAGAAAAGTGGGCCGATGAAGATTCTGTATATGGACTGCCTAAGGTAAAGATAACGAGATTCAAGATTAAGAAGGAAAAAGCAGCAGCCGCAGCCGAAGGCGCCGAAGGCGCGGCTCCGGCGGCGGGCGCGGCTCCGGCCGCGGCAGGTAAGGCTCCGGCAGCGGGCAAAGCGCCTGCGGCAGGTAAGGCAGCTGAAGCGAAGAAAGAAACAAAAAAATAA
- a CDS encoding SPOR domain-containing protein: MEKDNIQKELFEFDAPRRQPNRFGRFFQRTDFAVSLSAERLIFVSIGVIMLLVVSFALGVERGKASAAKTVRISPAIAQAVPAQRPAAAVTIQQPVQAKTAVKAPVKAVAVKPAQNTMPYTIVVAAFSKEATAVKEVGRIKISGLEAFVYNSEPYYLVCVGSFANKENAQRTLNKVKQMHRDAYVRLK; this comes from the coding sequence ATGGAAAAAGATAACATACAAAAAGAGCTTTTTGAGTTTGACGCGCCCAGAAGACAGCCAAATAGATTCGGCCGTTTTTTTCAAAGAACGGATTTTGCCGTAAGCCTGAGTGCCGAAAGGCTTATATTTGTCTCAATCGGCGTAATAATGCTGCTTGTGGTATCATTCGCTCTTGGCGTAGAGAGAGGCAAGGCATCTGCGGCCAAAACTGTCCGCATAAGTCCCGCTATCGCGCAGGCTGTCCCGGCACAGCGTCCTGCGGCAGCCGTAACGATACAGCAGCCGGTACAGGCCAAAACGGCGGTTAAAGCGCCGGTTAAGGCAGTCGCGGTAAAGCCCGCGCAGAATACAATGCCTTATACAATAGTAGTTGCGGCGTTCTCGAAGGAGGCAACTGCCGTTAAAGAGGTAGGCCGGATCAAAATAAGCGGCCTTGAGGCATTTGTATATAACAGCGAGCCGTATTATCTGGTCTGTGTTGGATCATTCGCGAATAAAGAGAACGCGCAAAGGACATTAAACAAAGTAAAACAGATGCATCGAGATGCATATGTAAGGTTAAAATAG